A genomic segment from Conger conger chromosome 2, fConCon1.1, whole genome shotgun sequence encodes:
- the LOC133122529 gene encoding UPF0450 protein C17orf58 homolog, with protein MTWIVLLLSVALAFTDAEEHAVNELFSLIGTASQKTHGAGLSDSSEPTQNQSRAGAKDPSLPVNELLRENGRSGESKYSLPPLSGGMLPKHSDLAPLPRPGHHNKSKKNAKSDRLPTEHNSEKTRGEGPPDLLAKPTVVNISNRTQKGVPDTLPGGPSQNDPDIRHNTRSRSQPHPASPRRDTPARKLDPEENRPGKSSLYQPGGSLRNNSRPSVLFNRRSSSLLYHFDILKKESDFTPEAVCLSECRREKEEREHCCYSEFAINGIVHDLEVIRRGIRLATLLVSSDGFYKMSRLYVTPDSYFFKVQVLVLDTYKCSKPCPELKLGSRYIVMGQIYHRRRHLPNDLLALLGGRLKPGDGILRSNNYVKRFNKRRHQKAQEASRSRCR; from the exons ATGACATGGATTGTGCTGCTCCTCTCTGTTGCTCTCGCCTTCACAGACGCAGAGGAACATGCGGTCAATG AGCTCTTCTCTTTGATTGGGACCGCATCTCAGAAAACCCACGGGGCCGGCCTGAGCGACTCATCAGAACCCACCCAGAaccagagcagagctggggCCAAGGACCCATCTCTGCCTGTCAATGAGCTTCTCAGGGAGAACGGCAGGTCCGGGGAGTCCAAGTACAGCCTCCCACCCTTGTCCGGCGGGATGTTGCCCAAACACAGCGACTTggcccccctgccccgccctggcCACCACAACAAGAGTAAAAAAAACGCCAAGAGTGACCGGCTTCCAACTGAGCACAACAGCGAGAAGACCAGAGGGGAAGGCCCTCCTGACCTGCTCGCCAAGCCCACCGTGGTCAACATCTCCAACCGCACACAGAAAGGTGTCCCAGACACCCTCCCCGGCGGTCCGTCCCAGAATGACCCTGATATCCGCCACAACACCCGGTCTCGCAGTCAGCCCCACCCGGCCTCCCCTCGCAGGGACACCCCGGCCCGAAAGCTGGACCCAGAGGAGAACCGGCCGGGGAAGTCCAGTCTGTACCAGCCAGGCGGCAGCCTCAGGAACAACAGCAGGCCATCGGTCTTGTTCAACCGGAGATCATCAAGCCTGCTGTACCACTTTGACATTCTGAAGAAAG AATCAGACTTCACCCCAGAAGCAGTCTGCTTGAGTGAATGCCGgcgggagaaggaggagagggagcactgctgctacagtgaATTCG CCATCAACGGGATCGTGCACGACCTGGAGGTGATCCGCAGGGGGATACGCCTCGCCACGCTGCTGGTCAGCAGCGACGGCTTCTACAAAATGAGCCGTCTCTACGTCACCCCGGACAGCTACTTCTTTAAGGTGCAGGTCCTGGTGCTAGACACTTACAAGTGCTCCAAGCCCTGCCCGGAACTCAAGCTCG GTAGCAGGTACATCGTAATGGGACAGATCTACCACAGGAGGCGGCACTTACCCAACGACCTTTTGGCTCTTCTCGGGGGGAGACTCAAGCCAGGGGACGGCATCCTGAGAAGCAACAACTACGTCAAGAGATTCAACAAGAGGCGGCACCAGAAGGCCCAGGAGGCATCCCGCTCCAGGTGTCGATGA